One genomic segment of Rivularia sp. PCC 7116 includes these proteins:
- the tnpA gene encoding IS200/IS605 family transposase: MAKLSASDYEYRRAEKSVSSINYHFVFVPKRRKAVLVNEIAMRLQEIIFELVKEHGWRLIALEVMPDHVHMFINSPPHESASQIAKWVKGRASNILRKEYPQLKKLPTLWSPSYFVATTGQVSTDVIRKYIENQTSK, translated from the coding sequence ATGGCTAAGTTGTCAGCGTCAGATTATGAATACAGAAGGGCTGAAAAATCCGTGTCATCGATAAATTATCACTTTGTGTTTGTCCCAAAAAGACGTAAAGCAGTATTAGTTAATGAAATCGCTATGCGGCTACAGGAAATTATTTTTGAGTTAGTAAAAGAACATGGCTGGAGATTAATCGCTCTTGAAGTGATGCCAGATCATGTACATATGTTTATCAACTCACCGCCACATGAGTCAGCTTCTCAAATTGCAAAGTGGGTTAAGGGTAGAGCATCTAATATTCTAAGGAAGGAATATCCACAGTTAAAAAAATTACCTACTTTGTGGAGTCCTAGTTACTTTGTAGCTACTACAGGACAAGTAAGTACCGACGTTATTCGTAAGTATATTGAGAACCAAACTAGTAAATAA
- a CDS encoding DUF2294 domain-containing protein — MHSQIEDFSNLEMILAERIQCLFINQLGHQPKDIYCRLLDKKLTIVVENAITKPEKLLISAGYKEIVEKARNSIEKILQPQLKQIIEEVTTSKISNILFATHLDTNYVSVIALFANKYGSSFKQKG, encoded by the coding sequence ATGCATTCTCAAATTGAAGACTTTAGTAATTTAGAAATGATTCTAGCCGAACGCATACAGTGTTTGTTTATAAATCAGTTAGGTCATCAACCTAAAGATATATACTGTCGTTTATTAGATAAAAAATTAACTATTGTTGTCGAAAATGCGATTACAAAACCAGAAAAACTTTTAATATCAGCAGGATACAAGGAGATAGTTGAGAAGGCAAGAAATAGTATAGAAAAAATTTTACAGCCACAATTAAAGCAAATTATTGAAGAAGTGACAACTTCCAAAATTAGCAATATACTTTTTGCCACTCATTTAGATACCAATTATGTCAGCGTAATTGCTTTGTTTGCTAACAAATATGGGTCGAGTTTTAAACAAAAAGGTTAA
- a CDS encoding sodium:calcium antiporter, translating to MSILPWVLLLLLSVYAAHWGADKIAEPLQKLRQQWGLSEAAGAAFVAFATASPEIGTNTTSAIRGFSDIGLGNLLGSNIISVPAIVTVAYIASWWRNREKSGGKNRNSNNNLNNNSISPKPLKVKSEALYVQAIPYLLIVALAALLTLPKSWRGLQPIDAWIMLAAYVIYLGNAILRKRKQRNQVQWNRKEIVTAVIGIVLLIFGAYFTVTATEKIVSNLGISQVIGGLFITATLSIVPEVFATWSVAGSGQLTAATTSVIADNTATMTLAFFPLALVTLPVENLLLYSVNLGFVALLAIVYAAFLYWGKPNYSFSLKEVLILNGIYLVYLAVMVFGVLKTV from the coding sequence ATGTCTATATTACCTTGGGTGCTGTTGCTTTTGCTTTCTGTATATGCAGCACATTGGGGAGCAGATAAGATTGCCGAACCCTTACAGAAGCTGAGGCAGCAATGGGGACTTTCTGAAGCAGCAGGAGCGGCTTTTGTGGCTTTTGCTACAGCAAGTCCCGAAATTGGCACTAATACAACTAGCGCAATACGTGGTTTTTCCGATATTGGATTGGGTAATTTATTAGGAAGCAATATTATATCCGTTCCCGCAATTGTAACGGTTGCCTACATCGCTTCATGGTGGCGCAATCGAGAAAAGTCGGGAGGTAAAAACAGAAATTCAAATAATAATCTAAATAATAATTCTATATCTCCGAAACCTCTAAAAGTAAAATCGGAAGCATTATACGTGCAGGCAATTCCTTATTTATTGATTGTTGCTTTAGCAGCATTACTTACTCTCCCTAAATCTTGGCGAGGCTTGCAACCAATCGACGCTTGGATAATGCTAGCTGCTTATGTAATTTACTTGGGTAATGCAATACTACGTAAACGCAAGCAACGCAATCAAGTTCAATGGAATCGTAAGGAAATAGTTACAGCGGTTATAGGTATTGTTTTATTAATTTTTGGAGCCTATTTTACTGTTACTGCCACTGAAAAAATAGTTTCTAATTTAGGAATTTCTCAAGTTATTGGCGGTTTATTTATCACCGCGACATTAAGTATTGTGCCAGAAGTATTCGCAACTTGGAGTGTTGCCGGTAGCGGACAATTGACAGCTGCTACCACTAGCGTTATTGCCGATAATACAGCAACAATGACTCTGGCTTTCTTTCCTCTAGCTTTAGTCACCTTACCCGTCGAGAATTTACTGCTTTATTCGGTAAATCTAGGGTTTGTTGCTCTATTGGCAATAGTATATGCAGCGTTTCTTTATTGGGGAAAACCAAACTACAGTTTTTCTCTTAAAGAAGTTTTGATACTCAATGGCATATATCTAGTTTATTTAGCTGTAATGGTATTCGGCGTGTTGAAAACAGTTTGA
- a CDS encoding response regulator, whose product MEEKILNVLLVEDDEVDIMNVKRAFKKHNIKNPLYVACDGCEALEMLRGKNSKYPNIPQQRRIILLDLNMPKMGGLEFLQEIRADSNLKSIPVIILTTSDEDKDRIKAYNLNVAGYLLKPVKFSMFAETMATLNKYWSLCEIP is encoded by the coding sequence ATGGAGGAAAAAATTTTAAATGTGCTACTTGTTGAAGACGATGAAGTAGACATTATGAATGTGAAACGAGCCTTTAAAAAACATAATATCAAAAATCCGCTTTACGTTGCTTGTGATGGATGTGAAGCATTAGAAATGCTGCGGGGTAAAAATAGTAAATATCCGAACATTCCTCAACAGCGAAGAATAATTTTGTTAGACCTAAATATGCCAAAAATGGGAGGTTTAGAGTTTCTTCAAGAAATAAGAGCAGATTCTAATCTGAAATCAATACCAGTAATTATACTTACTACTTCTGATGAAGATAAAGACAGAATTAAAGCTTACAATTTAAATGTAGCAGGATACTTACTTAAACCAGTGAAATTTTCTATGTTCGCAGAAACAATGGCTACTTTAAATAAATATTGGAGCTTGTGTGAAATACCTTAA
- a CDS encoding glucose 1-dehydrogenase — MKDLKGKNVIITGAGKGIGRAIAIRFAQEGANVALNYYNQPKKAQDAQEIMLREQTSIQIENYGVKHLPIEADISKEADVVNMFSKVVDNFGGIDILINNASVQADGASSHQIDISEFDRIIAVNLRGSYICSREAIKHFLDRSHKGVIINNSSIHEVIPKPYYAAYSASKGGMENLTRTLALEYAHIGIRINSIAPGTTATPINPWASSPDEKAKVEQHIPMRRTGTPEEMAAVVAFLASEEASYITGQTIFVDGGLTLYADFRHPWS, encoded by the coding sequence ATGAAAGACTTAAAAGGTAAGAACGTTATTATTACTGGTGCTGGTAAGGGGATTGGAAGGGCGATCGCCATCCGTTTTGCTCAAGAAGGGGCAAATGTAGCTTTAAATTATTACAACCAACCAAAAAAAGCACAAGATGCCCAAGAAATTATGCTTAGGGAGCAAACCAGCATCCAAATTGAGAATTATGGTGTTAAGCATCTACCCATCGAAGCAGACATTTCCAAAGAAGCAGATGTAGTAAATATGTTCTCGAAGGTTGTCGATAATTTTGGTGGTATAGATATTTTAATCAATAATGCCAGCGTTCAAGCAGATGGTGCTTCTTCTCACCAAATAGACATTTCTGAATTTGACCGTATTATTGCTGTTAATCTAAGAGGGAGTTATATTTGCTCTCGCGAAGCTATCAAGCACTTTTTAGATAGAAGTCACAAAGGTGTAATTATTAACAATTCCAGCATTCACGAAGTTATCCCCAAACCATATTATGCAGCCTATTCTGCCAGTAAGGGAGGTATGGAAAACTTAACCCGTACTCTAGCTTTAGAATATGCACATATTGGAATCCGCATAAACTCCATTGCACCGGGAACAACAGCCACACCAATCAACCCCTGGGCTTCCTCACCCGACGAAAAAGCCAAAGTCGAACAACACATACCAATGCGTCGCACCGGAACACCCGAAGAAATGGCTGCTGTAGTTGCGTTTCTCGCTTCTGAAGAAGCTTCTTATATCACCGGACAAACTATTTTTGTAGACGGTGGATTAACTTTGTATGCAGATTTTCGTCACCCTTGGTCTTAA
- a CDS encoding hybrid sensor histidine kinase/response regulator, with amino-acid sequence MSNNKLARQDRILVVDDIYDNLLVIETILEDEGYEIEIQQDSKLGLEMVEESPPDLILLDVMMPEIDGYEFTRRVRQNKQLPFIPILLITAHDSISVVEGLDAGADDFIRKPVDADELQARVRSLLRLKHSIDERDHMASLRQDFVSRFTHDLRTPLAASNRILKLLREGRFFEISPEIEQIFTTMITSNDDLLHMVNSLLEVYRYEADCKQINFDKISIYDLVRDVIQELTPLAEEKELKLKSNLENIDLENSEIYTIFADRIEIKRVLTNIIGNAIKFTKTGFIEVNLKLYSQTAQISIKDTGPGMAPEEQAILFERFRPGKHKNSGSGLGLYLSRCIVEAHNGSINVESESGTGSTFTISLPVQSEQLTANAK; translated from the coding sequence ATGTCTAACAACAAACTAGCAAGACAAGACCGAATTCTAGTCGTAGATGATATTTACGATAACCTATTAGTTATTGAAACTATATTAGAAGATGAAGGATATGAAATTGAGATTCAACAGGATAGTAAACTTGGTTTAGAAATGGTGGAAGAGTCGCCGCCAGATTTGATTCTTTTAGATGTAATGATGCCAGAAATCGATGGCTATGAATTTACTCGTCGCGTTCGTCAGAATAAACAGCTACCATTTATTCCGATCTTATTAATCACCGCTCACGATAGCATCAGCGTTGTGGAAGGATTAGATGCAGGTGCGGACGACTTTATCCGCAAACCAGTAGATGCTGATGAACTGCAAGCCCGAGTGCGTAGCCTTTTGCGACTCAAACACAGTATAGATGAACGCGACCACATGGCGAGTTTGCGTCAAGATTTTGTCTCCCGCTTCACTCACGATTTAAGAACACCTCTAGCTGCTTCCAACCGGATTTTAAAATTATTGCGTGAAGGTAGATTTTTTGAAATATCTCCAGAAATTGAACAGATATTTACTACCATGATTACCAGCAATGATGACTTGCTACATATGGTAAATAGTTTGCTGGAAGTTTATCGTTATGAAGCAGACTGCAAACAAATTAACTTTGATAAAATCAGTATTTATGATTTAGTCCGTGACGTAATTCAAGAATTAACGCCTTTAGCAGAAGAAAAAGAACTAAAGTTAAAATCTAATTTAGAAAATATTGATTTAGAAAATAGCGAAATATACACTATTTTTGCAGACCGCATAGAAATCAAAAGAGTTTTAACAAATATTATTGGCAACGCAATTAAATTTACAAAAACAGGCTTTATAGAAGTAAACTTAAAATTATATTCGCAAACAGCACAAATAAGTATTAAAGATACCGGCCCCGGAATGGCTCCAGAAGAACAAGCAATATTATTTGAAAGATTTCGCCCCGGCAAGCACAAAAATTCTGGCAGCGGTTTGGGGCTATATCTATCCCGTTGTATTGTAGAAGCACATAATGGCTCAATTAATGTAGAGTCCGAATCAGGAACTGGAAGCACGTTTACAATTAGTTTGCCAGTTCAAAGCGAGCAGTTAACAGCAAACGCCAAATAA
- a CDS encoding DUF2294 domain-containing protein: MKISIPTRGQRERELSQRIQGLYSNQLGHRPAKVICQLFDDSLAIVMEDSITPAEQLLVEQGQEDLAEQVRSGLDDAIEPNLKKLIEEVLEVKVLDLMGDATLKTGRSGIVVVLSQTPEVRNPDAIPKAKPKPSNGKNGNHSSSD, encoded by the coding sequence ATGAAAATTTCAATTCCGACTCGCGGACAAAGAGAAAGAGAACTTTCACAACGTATTCAAGGTTTATATTCTAATCAATTAGGACATAGACCGGCAAAAGTTATTTGCCAGCTTTTTGATGACTCCTTAGCAATTGTTATGGAAGATTCTATAACTCCAGCAGAGCAATTGTTAGTCGAACAAGGGCAAGAAGACTTAGCAGAACAAGTACGTTCTGGTTTAGATGATGCAATAGAACCTAATCTAAAGAAATTAATTGAGGAAGTTTTAGAGGTAAAAGTTTTAGATTTAATGGGCGATGCGACTTTAAAAACTGGTAGAAGCGGTATAGTTGTTGTGCTGTCACAAACTCCCGAAGTTCGTAACCCAGATGCTATTCCTAAAGCAAAACCAAAACCATCTAATGGTAAAAATGGAAATCATTCTTCAAGTGACTAA
- a CDS encoding PAS domain S-box protein — translation MLLISANFLATASLMPHGNCYLWKPGLVGLHMVSDAVIALSYFSIPITLLYILRQRADVPFNGIFWLFAAFIIFCGTGHLIDIWTLWHPDYWISGYVRAMTAVVSFITAIVLTYLVPQILTLPTPEKLQAEIEEKKQKEQFLRSIYEGVTEAIFVVDTTKEGEFIYESINPVTEKLMGMTSKQVEGKTMEQVLPHNLALLIRERYNQCLSTGRSITYEECLRFDDDSEYSWWLTNLKPIYNQNSQIYRIVGTSVDITERKQAEARLRESERRFRAIFDSMYQFIGLLKPDGTLLEANQTALDFGGITKEDVVNCPFWENYWWTISPETQQQLQQAIKRAANGEFVRYEVDVLGAGNKVTTIDFSLKPVFNDLGKVELLIPEGRDITEKKQIIEALQKSEERWNLALLGTGDGIFDWDLSTNEAFFSTQYKEMLGYADSEVENSYQGWRDLVHPEDIDLAEATWKAYINHEIPQYRAEFRLRCQDGSYKWILARGMAQWNQDGEAIRMVGFHQDISERKAAQAEIVRLNQQLEARVKRRTAQLEESNKYKDELIESQEIAKAEIQIYEDIVENIQIGLCIWQMDDINDITSFRLATINPVASQMLGVNIEDDIDKPIKECFPNLFDDEHIAIVEAYAEVVKSKQVKDFGEFAYGDDRVPNSWFEVTAFPLPDNLVGVAFNNVGERKRMETALAENERLYRNVVNSVKEVVFQIAKTGIWTFLSAAWADITGFAVEDNLLKTFTDFMYAEEDKLNSRELFESVISGKQEHFQYEFRILTKDENFRWLEIYAQIEHNSNGETLGVYGTLNDVTERKQVEAVLQARADELAQINLILLQTTGELEKRNQELDQFAYVTSHDLKAPLRAIANLSEWIEEDLQEALTPDTQKQMNLLRGRVYRMEALINGLLQYSRVGRMKTEPEKVAVAQLLEEIIDSIAPPQEFTIEIIGEMPTFRTAKIPLQQIFTNLIGNAVKHHNRSDGRIAISVLEQDKFYEFAIADDGKGIAEKYHDKIFVIFQTLESRDKRENTGIGLAIVKRIIEEFGGKITLDSQLGKGTTFRFTWLKKRM, via the coding sequence ATGCTCCTAATTTCAGCGAACTTTTTAGCAACTGCCTCCTTGATGCCTCACGGTAACTGCTACCTGTGGAAACCAGGGCTAGTAGGGCTGCATATGGTAAGCGACGCTGTTATTGCCTTATCTTATTTTTCTATTCCCATAACTCTTTTATATATTCTTCGCCAACGAGCAGATGTTCCTTTCAACGGGATTTTCTGGTTGTTTGCTGCTTTTATTATTTTTTGCGGTACGGGACATTTGATAGATATCTGGACTTTATGGCATCCGGATTACTGGATTTCGGGGTACGTTAGAGCGATGACTGCCGTAGTTTCGTTTATAACTGCAATTGTTTTAACTTACTTGGTTCCCCAAATATTAACTTTACCAACACCTGAGAAACTGCAAGCAGAAATTGAAGAGAAAAAGCAAAAAGAACAGTTTTTACGTAGTATTTATGAAGGTGTAACAGAAGCAATTTTTGTGGTTGATACTACAAAAGAAGGCGAATTTATTTATGAAAGTATCAACCCAGTTACTGAAAAGCTAATGGGAATGACTTCGAAACAAGTTGAAGGAAAAACTATGGAACAAGTTCTTCCCCACAATCTAGCTTTATTGATTCGAGAACGCTACAATCAATGCCTGTCAACTGGAAGGAGCATTACTTATGAAGAATGCTTAAGATTTGATGATGACTCCGAATATTCTTGGTGGTTAACAAATTTAAAACCTATATATAATCAAAATTCGCAAATTTATCGTATTGTCGGTACTAGCGTTGACATTACCGAGCGCAAGCAAGCAGAAGCGCGACTGCGAGAGAGCGAAAGACGTTTCCGAGCAATTTTTGATTCGATGTATCAGTTCATCGGCTTATTAAAACCGGATGGTACTTTGTTAGAAGCGAATCAAACTGCTTTAGATTTCGGGGGAATAACTAAAGAAGATGTAGTTAATTGTCCATTTTGGGAGAATTATTGGTGGACGATTTCTCCAGAAACGCAACAACAATTACAGCAAGCAATAAAAAGGGCTGCGAATGGCGAGTTTGTTCGTTATGAAGTAGATGTATTGGGGGCTGGAAATAAGGTTACGACAATTGATTTTTCTCTCAAACCAGTATTCAACGATTTAGGAAAGGTTGAATTATTGATTCCCGAAGGAAGGGATATTACTGAGAAAAAACAAATTATTGAAGCGCTGCAAAAAAGTGAAGAACGTTGGAATCTAGCCCTACTTGGTACGGGAGACGGTATTTTCGATTGGGATCTAAGCACTAATGAAGCTTTTTTCTCCACTCAATATAAAGAGATGTTGGGTTATGCCGATTCAGAAGTGGAAAATAGCTATCAAGGATGGCGAGATTTAGTACATCCAGAAGATATTGATTTAGCTGAAGCAACTTGGAAAGCTTACATAAATCATGAAATTCCCCAGTATCGAGCAGAATTCCGCTTGCGTTGCCAAGATGGTAGCTACAAATGGATTTTAGCTCGCGGGATGGCTCAATGGAATCAAGATGGTGAAGCCATTCGCATGGTTGGTTTTCACCAAGATATCAGCGAGCGTAAAGCAGCACAAGCAGAAATTGTACGTTTGAATCAGCAGTTAGAAGCTAGAGTTAAACGACGCACGGCGCAGCTAGAAGAATCAAACAAATATAAAGACGAGCTAATTGAAAGCCAAGAAATAGCAAAAGCGGAAATTCAGATTTATGAAGATATTGTCGAAAATATTCAAATTGGCTTATGTATTTGGCAGATGGATGATATTAACGATATCACTAGTTTTCGATTAGCAACCATTAATCCCGTCGCATCGCAAATGTTGGGTGTAAATATTGAAGACGATATAGATAAACCGATAAAAGAATGTTTTCCTAACCTGTTTGATGACGAGCATATTGCCATAGTAGAAGCTTATGCCGAGGTAGTAAAATCCAAGCAAGTTAAAGATTTTGGGGAATTTGCTTATGGTGACGATCGCGTTCCTAATTCTTGGTTTGAGGTAACGGCTTTTCCTTTACCAGATAACTTAGTAGGTGTTGCTTTTAATAATGTGGGCGAACGCAAACGCATGGAAACAGCTTTAGCAGAAAACGAGCGTTTGTATCGTAATGTCGTTAACAGCGTTAAAGAAGTAGTTTTTCAAATAGCTAAAACGGGAATTTGGACGTTTTTGAGTGCTGCCTGGGCTGATATTACTGGCTTTGCGGTAGAAGATAATTTGCTCAAAACATTTACCGATTTTATGTATGCCGAAGAAGACAAACTGAACAGTCGAGAGTTATTTGAATCGGTAATTTCAGGAAAACAAGAACATTTTCAATACGAATTTCGCATTCTTACTAAGGATGAGAATTTCCGCTGGCTGGAAATTTACGCTCAAATCGAACATAATTCCAATGGCGAAACCCTTGGAGTTTACGGTACCCTCAATGATGTTACAGAGCGCAAGCAAGTAGAAGCTGTTTTACAAGCTAGGGCTGATGAATTAGCCCAAATCAACTTAATCTTGTTGCAAACTACTGGGGAACTAGAAAAACGCAACCAAGAATTAGATCAGTTTGCTTACGTTACCTCCCACGATTTGAAAGCACCATTAAGAGCGATCGCTAATTTATCGGAATGGATTGAGGAAGATTTACAAGAAGCCCTGACTCCCGATACGCAAAAGCAAATGAACCTGTTACGCGGCAGAGTATATCGAATGGAAGCTTTAATCAACGGGCTTTTACAATATTCCCGAGTGGGAAGAATGAAAACTGAACCAGAAAAAGTTGCGGTTGCTCAGCTTCTAGAAGAAATCATTGATTCAATTGCTCCCCCACAAGAGTTTACCATTGAGATTATTGGGGAAATGCCGACTTTTAGAACCGCAAAAATACCTTTACAACAGATTTTTACTAATTTGATCGGTAATGCTGTTAAACACCATAATCGTTCGGATGGTAGGATCGCAATTTCAGTTCTAGAGCAAGATAAATTCTACGAATTCGCTATTGCAGATGATGGCAAAGGTATTGCAGAAAAATATCACGACAAAATTTTTGTGATATTCCAAACATTGGAATCGCGAGATAAGCGTGAGAATACTGGTATTGGTCTTGCTATAGTAAAAAGAATAATAGAAGAATTTGGAGGAAAAATTACATTGGATTCTCAGCTTGGAAAAGGTACAACTTTCCGGTTTACCTGGCTCAAGAAAAGAATGTAA
- a CDS encoding GlsB/YeaQ/YmgE family stress response membrane protein: MNIIAWVVLGLIAGAIAKAIYPGHQGGGILATMLLGIVGAFIGGSLFTFLNTGTIGLTAAGFSLPGIITAIIGAMVAIFIWGLITRRTA; this comes from the coding sequence ATGAATATTATTGCATGGGTAGTTTTAGGTCTTATCGCTGGTGCGATCGCTAAAGCTATATATCCCGGACATCAAGGCGGCGGAATTCTAGCAACAATGCTTTTAGGTATCGTTGGTGCATTCATCGGTGGAAGCTTATTTACTTTCTTAAATACGGGAACAATTGGACTAACAGCAGCTGGCTTTAGCCTTCCCGGAATTATTACCGCTATCATCGGTGCAATGGTTGCTATCTTCATCTGGGGTTTAATCACCAGACGTACTGCTTAA
- a CDS encoding RNA-guided endonuclease TnpB family protein, giving the protein MYKTVPIKAKFTDEEKAFWVDQCEHSNSLYNSAIYLARQNHYAMLLERKANTTYWCGDELRSGWKTYRLETNYYHLDKQLKTCIHYFSLAAQAAQQTLKLVGESITSYNKLVDKYYLGDGSRPSIPKYRKSGGLFAVTFPKQALACHNGYIYPSISKATKPELITSIKLILPEFISFDWIKEVIIRPSRGEFWVDWVIDDGKQPIINNKSLNYNHAISIDHGVKFWLSAVTTLGKSFIVESPQLKTALHKYRNQVQQHKKNKPSRYWDNYLDRITAKRNLQVRDAVNKAARFIINKCLKDGIGNLVIGWNEGNKTNINIGRNNNYEVVSMPTKRLIERLRQLCEEYGIRFHITTEEYTSKASFIDNDELHQYGAKPIEWKPSGKRISRDVYRTKDGLLIHADLNAASNILRKVADQIFINSGIAKLAFEIIKRGALTHPKRYDIFSNLKRSYRKQTMSRSMSLDYGVTTA; this is encoded by the coding sequence GTGTACAAAACAGTTCCAATAAAAGCAAAATTTACGGATGAAGAAAAAGCTTTCTGGGTAGATCAGTGTGAGCATTCAAACAGTTTATATAACTCTGCTATTTATCTGGCACGCCAGAATCATTATGCAATGCTACTTGAAAGAAAGGCTAATACAACTTACTGGTGTGGAGATGAACTTAGAAGTGGTTGGAAAACTTACAGATTAGAAACTAATTATTATCATTTAGATAAACAGCTTAAAACTTGCATTCACTACTTTTCATTGGCTGCACAAGCTGCACAACAAACATTAAAGTTAGTAGGAGAATCAATAACTAGTTACAATAAATTAGTGGATAAGTATTACTTAGGAGATGGCAGTAGGCCATCAATTCCCAAGTACAGAAAGTCTGGTGGTTTATTCGCAGTTACGTTCCCAAAACAAGCCTTGGCTTGTCATAATGGTTATATTTATCCCTCAATCAGTAAAGCAACAAAGCCTGAATTAATAACATCAATTAAGCTTATTTTGCCCGAATTTATTAGCTTTGATTGGATTAAAGAAGTAATTATTCGTCCTAGTCGTGGAGAGTTTTGGGTTGATTGGGTGATAGACGATGGTAAACAGCCAATTATAAATAATAAGAGTCTTAACTACAATCATGCAATTAGCATTGATCACGGTGTAAAGTTTTGGTTGTCAGCAGTTACTACCCTTGGTAAAAGTTTTATTGTTGAATCTCCACAGCTAAAAACTGCACTCCATAAATATCGAAATCAAGTACAGCAACATAAGAAAAACAAACCTAGTAGATACTGGGACAATTACCTTGATAGAATCACAGCAAAACGCAATTTACAAGTCAGAGATGCAGTAAATAAAGCCGCTAGGTTTATCATCAATAAATGCTTAAAAGACGGTATCGGGAATTTAGTAATTGGTTGGAATGAGGGAAATAAAACCAACATTAATATTGGTAGAAACAATAATTATGAAGTTGTTTCAATGCCAACCAAAAGACTTATTGAGAGGTTAAGACAATTGTGTGAAGAATATGGTATTAGATTCCACATAACCACTGAGGAGTATACTTCTAAAGCTTCTTTTATTGATAATGATGAATTACATCAATACGGTGCAAAACCCATAGAATGGAAGCCATCAGGTAAAAGAATTAGTAGAGATGTATACCGCACAAAAGACGGTTTATTGATTCATGCAGATTTAAATGCAGCATCTAACATTCTACGAAAGGTTGCCGACCAGATTTTTATTAACTCCGGCATCGCAAAACTAGCTTTTGAAATAATTAAACGGGGTGCTTTGACACACCCCAAACGGTACGATATTTTTAGTAATCTAAAAAGGTCTTATCGCAAGCAAACAATGTCACGCAGTATGTCTTTAGACTACGGAGTGACAACTGCTTAG
- a CDS encoding CsbD family protein, producing MSTEDRAKATAKNVEGKAQEAMGDLTGNTEDQAKGKAKQAEAEGRHTIENAKDEIKKAID from the coding sequence ATGAGTACCGAAGATAGAGCAAAAGCAACAGCTAAAAACGTCGAAGGTAAAGCTCAAGAAGCTATGGGCGACTTAACCGGCAACACAGAAGACCAAGCTAAAGGAAAAGCTAAGCAAGCTGAAGCAGAAGGTCGTCACACCATAGAGAATGCAAAAGACGAAATCAAAAAGGCAATTGACTAA
- the psb35 gene encoding photosystem II assembly protein Psb35: MSLTGIVVVGFIAAVSIGSIAWYNSKRPVGWEDKERPDIVPDVEKSKSPGL, encoded by the coding sequence ATGTCACTCACTGGAATAGTTGTAGTAGGTTTTATTGCAGCAGTTTCCATAGGCTCTATTGCTTGGTACAATTCTAAGCGCCCAGTAGGTTGGGAAGATAAAGAACGTCCCGATATTGTTCCAGATGTTGAGAAGTCAAAAAGTCCTGGCTTGTAA
- a CDS encoding response regulator yields the protein MELHEFGKEQKTTELPLILAVEDNEDNLLIIDYVVDSLNCRFIGEPDGKKTLSIARKTQPNLILLDIMLPETNGIDLFHDLRQDSSTRHIPIIAVTALARAEEKQRIMEAGFDAYISKPYMLEEIEELICRYLNLKQNP from the coding sequence ATGGAACTTCATGAATTTGGCAAAGAACAGAAAACCACAGAGCTTCCTCTCATTTTAGCTGTTGAAGACAACGAAGATAATTTATTGATAATTGATTACGTTGTCGATTCTTTGAACTGTAGGTTTATTGGGGAGCCAGATGGAAAGAAGACTTTGTCAATAGCAAGGAAAACGCAGCCCAATTTAATATTATTAGATATAATGTTGCCCGAAACCAACGGTATAGACTTGTTTCATGATTTAAGGCAAGACAGTTCTACAAGGCACATACCTATAATTGCTGTAACGGCATTAGCAAGAGCCGAAGAGAAACAGCGAATTATGGAAGCCGGTTTCGATGCTTATATAAGCAAGCCGTATATGCTTGAAGAAATCGAAGAGCTAATTTGCCGCTATCTCAATTTGAAACAGAATCCTTAG